A single Streptomyces sp. Edi2 DNA region contains:
- a CDS encoding PqqD family protein, which translates to MTAPHPFGPEAVPRRSMTARMRKFRGKLIVANGPHAVELDEIGTFVFKRVDGSTSVQGIAEQLAAEYDVSVQVAAEDIGELLADLAGSGVVEATAP; encoded by the coding sequence ATGACAGCACCTCATCCCTTCGGCCCCGAAGCGGTGCCGCGGCGCAGCATGACCGCCCGGATGCGCAAGTTCCGCGGCAAGCTCATCGTCGCCAACGGCCCGCACGCCGTCGAGCTCGACGAGATCGGGACGTTCGTGTTCAAGCGGGTCGACGGCTCGACCAGCGTCCAGGGCATCGCCGAGCAGCTGGCCGCCGAGTACGACGTCTCCGTGCAGGTGGCCGCCGAGGACATCGGCGAACTGCTCGCCGACCTGGCCGGCAGCGGCGTGGTGGAAGCGACCGCGCCGTGA